Part of the Hydrogenimonas thermophila genome, TCCCTGTTGGAATATCACAGGCAATCTTTTTTGCTTTCATCACATTTAGAGTCTTTATGAGTTCAACTCCTTTTTCATTAAGAGGCTTTGAAAAACCTGCTCCAAAGAGTGCATCGACAATGATATCTGTTTGTAAAGGGGTGTTTTCTACAGGTTTTACACCCAGTTTAAGAAGTCTTTGAAGTTGAAGTTTTGCCATATCAGATTTGGCTCCATATGGCATATATAAAGAGACTTCAAAGTCACTATGAAGCAGTCTTGCAAGAGTAATTCCATCGGCTCCATTATTACCAGGTCCTGCTACTATAAGGACTTCTTTTTTATTGCCATCTAATGCTCTAATATATTGAGCCATACCATCAGCTGCATGCTCCATAAGAATATCTTCTGTAAGCCCAAACTCTTCATAACAGCGTCTGTCCATTGCATAGCAATCATCAAAAACTTTTTGCATTAGAAAGCCTTTTGTATAGTTTTATTATTATGATAACAAAATTATGCTATAATTCGAATCCAAAAATTTAAACTGGAAGGGGGTGATGTCAGAATGCCTGGCATCCTCGTACGCGAAAACGAGTCTTTTGATGAAGCGTATCGCCGATTCAAGAAGCAAGTCGATCGTAACTTGATCGTTACTGAAGCTCGTGCAAGACGTTTTTATGAGCCTATGACTGAAAAGCGCAAAAAGCAAAAAATTGCTGCTCGCAAGAAGTTGCTCAAACGTCTTTTCATGCTGCGCAGATACGAATCTCGTCTCTAAGCAGTTTGAAAAAGCCCCGAAAGGGGCTTTTAATCTTTAATCACTTTATAAGCAGAAATCCCAATGGTCTTTAGCCGTTGGGATGAATGCTTATCAAGGCTTTAGCCTTGATTTCTTATATAATTCTGTATAGTTTCAGGACTTGCTTCTCCAATACTGCAAACCTTGTGCTTGCACTCTCTGTGAGAAAATGTTTTCTCTTTCCAAAAATGCTTTTTTAGATACTCTTTATGAAGTTTCCATATTTTCTTGGTAGTTATAGATTTTATACGATTAACTATTGATGATATAGATAGTCTTGGGATATATTGGATCATCAGATGAATATGATCAATGTCCGTTTCCATCTCTATTATTGAAAAATCACTATTAGCTTCTATTTCCCTAATGATATTCTTGATATTTTTATCAATATCACCGATAAGCAATTTCTTTCTATATTTGCATACTAATATCAAGTGTATTTTCAGATTATCTTTGCTCTATTAGTGGTTATATATCCATACAATTTTCTATGATTTTTCTTCATATTTTTGCCTTATTTATATTTTTATGATATAACTCTATAAATAGTTTATTAAGAAGGTTATTAATGCTTAAAGCATACAAATACTGTATCTATCCAACTAAATCTCAAATAGAGTTGATTGAGAAACATTTTGGATGTGCAAGATTTGTATATAACTACTTTTTAGACTTTCGTCAAAAAGAGTATGCTAAAGGTAAAAAAGTAGGTTACAGTGTAACTCAAGCAGAACTTACTAAACTAAAAAAACTTGATGAATATAAATGGCTAAAT contains:
- the rpsU gene encoding 30S ribosomal protein S21 translates to MPGILVRENESFDEAYRRFKKQVDRNLIVTEARARRFYEPMTEKRKKQKIAARKKLLKRLFMLRRYESRL